The DNA segment ATACGAAGATTGCTGGTGCTTTGAGGTGCGGCCTCTGCGTGTCTCCTATGCGGTCGCCTCTTCTTGCGAAACGTAAAAGTGCACAGCATATGTGCGTGAAATGAGTGCGTTCGATGTCTTGAAGAGATATCACAAATATTTAAGGGCACGCATTATGAAGTTACAGCATAAAAACTAAACTATAGTGGTCTGCATAGTCAGAAAATTTAGTCCAAGGAGCAgtcaaaaaagtttcttagttATACTTGTACTACATGGATAAACAATAATAGAATGATCTTAGCGCTGGGGTGTTAGAGCGGGAGCAGGGGAAAGAAAAATAGTTCGTTTGCTTCATGCGTACCATCGAAGTGGCGTTTTGCGGTAAATTTTAGGCTGTATTTATAAATAGCGGTAATATAGACCGTATTTTTGGGTAATATTTTAGTTTTGTAGGCCTATATGCTCGAGGGTTAAAATCGGATCCAGAAGGTGGCGATAATGAGAAGCGGGTCTTGGTTGCAACCAGCGAGGTATAAAACAAGATCACTGGAGGAAAGACTACAGCAGTCACAATGCTTTTTCTCTGTACTTCACTTAATGCTTTATAGAGGCAGGACTCGAAGGCGCAGACGGTGTCTAAATTGTACTAGTAAGTAGCGCATAAGTCATCACGTATCAGAAAAAACACGTCGAGATTATTCTTCGGACACTCGCCACGAGTCCATCCTTGCGTCTGTGGCTCTCTGCAGATGGACGCCGTGCTCCCAAGTCGACAAAGAGAGGACGTATTTAAATTTAATTCATTTTCAAACTGGTCTGATCTGCCGACGCAGACTGGAAGAAGAGCAGGTGCGGGAGGAACATCGGTAGGTTGCTGAGGAGTGGTGACCCGAGGCCGCCCGTGCACCATGCCGCTGATGAAGCCGCCGGACACCACCAGCTGGCAAAGGGTCCCACACCAGGGTGAGCGATTTTTAGAAAACGCAGATTAGAAAACGCAGTTTGTGGTGCTTATTCTTTACTATTAAATGAAGCAAGAAACTAGATGGCGCGTATTACCGAAAGGCAGTGTGAAATgaaagccatattttttttcTAGAGGAATTACGCAGTAATGAGCATTTCTTAGTATGCATTCTAACACTAGGATTCCAACAAGTATTGGACAGGTTTGGTGCTGCTGAGAAAATGGAAGGATTCTACTATGGCGGTACTTTTTAAAATATAGCTGATGGGAACAACGACCTCTACGCATTGGTGTGGATGGTGACCTATAAGACCTCACTGGCGTATgaaaaaagaacacaaagaaggTAGCCTGACGCAGTTCCTTTTGACCTTTTGCTCCTATTGTTAAGGTGCATAtaggtttatgctttatgggggtttaacttcccgcAGCTACTCGGGCTAAGAGGGAcgctgtagcgaagggctccgcaagtttagaccacccggggttctttaatgtgcactgacatcgcacagtacacgggtctctagaatttcgccttcttcGAAATTCGTCTGTCgctgcagggatcgaacccgcgtctttcgggtcagccgcaCAACGCCACAACCAATGAGCCACCTCGGCGGTGTAAGAAGCAAGCAATACTCTGCCTGATATCCTGGTCATGTAAAGCACCCACTTTCACTTTCATATGCTTTACATCTATATACGGTGTTTCAAATTAGAAATTGAAGACTTTTAAAACTCTAACGATGTTTAAAGCGCTGTTTAGTGAAAATACCGAGCATGCTTTTGGACTCGCTTGCGCACTAGCCCTAGGATCAGGCGAAATGTTTGAAAGGAATTTTCTCCGGAAGGTTCAAGTTGAGATGGCTGGCACAGAAAAGGGTCAGGAGCAACATTGTAACCAAAGTAATATATAAATTCTCCCGTGCTGGCGCTGTGCATACGTCCAGAGTGCAGGCTGTCCTAAAGGGCGTCTTGACTTAGGCCAACATGAGCAGTGAAAATTTGATGCACAATGATCGGTTCAATGTGGTTCATTCTTTCGCGAAAATTGCATGTTGTGCAAAAGAAACTgtagattaaaaaaagaaacgcagacaGACTTCAGATTCATCACTAAACCTAATTCTCGAACCAATCTTGTATCGATGTAACAAAGACCTGAAACCAGCGCGGTGCGTGGTAATGGGCTCCGGACCTGGTTCGGCATTTTAAATAGACAAGATCAGTGTGTAGATCGCGCGTTGCGATCGTTTAAGAAAAATAACAGCCGTGTCCACCCTGTGCTGTGGGGTAAACTGAAGTATACCCGTTCTCTTTCGACAAAGGAATACCTATCCTCTGCACTGGCACCCAGAACTTAACTATCGACGCAGCAAACTGCATTTCATTGGTTCATCTTTGTGGTTTTCGGCCGAAGGTGGACGACGACAATTCTTCTACTAGTCGCTCCCGTTCTTTATCGTTGCGGCGTTcacgttcagaaaaaaaaaaacacacattttATTTCTATGATTGGCCTATTTATGCATCTGCGTGGTATGAATTCTAATCTGCCATTGGTTTATCGTTCACCTCATTCAAATCTCGTTCATCGCGAACGCAAATATGGGCGCTCCGTATTTTCACAATGATGTGCGCAGACTTCGTTGCCTCCGCCTGTCAACGCTGGTAGTCGTGTTTCACGTATTCTATTATGCCGCGAggttatatttaaaaaaattatacCAATTTTCGGGTTCCTTGTCAATCGCACAATGCGTGCGAAAAACAGGTCTCGCGCAATTTTGGGGAAATTTCCGCTTCTAATTCGTCAAAACTTGCTGGAGAAAACTATATTGTTCTGATATGTCACGACAAGTGGGAAGAGCGGTGCCCAATGTCTCCCGAAGACGGGCTTCTAGAAAGAATTGCGGTGTTTCTTTTAGAAATGCCATGTTTTCTTCTCACGAATGGATGCTGACAGTGAAATGTTTCAAGTGTGACATTCATAACCTGTTGTCTGAGATTCTTTTAGATTGTTTATTTGCTTGTTTATGTCGAACCGCACTCCTCCACGAAATATCTGGAACACAGCGACGAGCACGAACGCTGTCATAGCTTTTGACGAGTTTCGTTGAACAGGTTTCGTTGAACAGAACAGTTTCGTTGAACAGAACGAAGGCAGCTAGCTATGCGTCTCGTGCAGGAATTGGTAGGCTGGTCGTTGAAAGCGTCAGAAATTTTGCAGACGGGAAGAGAAGGAGAAGCAAAGGGCATGTCGTAATTCGCGAAATATTTAGACCGCGAAAAATAAGACTCTTACTGTGCCTGACGAGGTGGGGCTGTTACGTAGATATAGGATGTACACCGCGCATTCCTCTAAAAACGCAGGAGAATCGAAAATTTCCCTTGCGAAGTATTGCCGCCCGTACGAGATCGAGCTTTCACATCGCCAGGCTTCCGAGCACGTTATAAATGCTGTCTCGCCCCAAATCGCGGCCACACATGGAGCACGCTTGACGCGCTGCAGGCCAAGTATATACTTGGGCGTCTTCTTCGGGAAGTACACAATTTAAACACAATCGCCTGCAGACGGTTAGAAACAGGCGTTTCACTTAGGAAATACAGTAGTACAGGATAACTTGGAGAAAAGAGCACCACTGTGTACGTGAATTTTTTGGTGCCGAATGTTACGTTACACATGCCACTTCAGAAAAAAGTAATCAAGTACATTGTTGGAAACAGTAATATCGTCAATTCCCCAAGCACACTCACAGCACATTCCTCGAGAACAGCAATCCAGGCCCAATGGGAAACATCATGCTCACCATAACATGGAATACAAAAGGACTTGCGGTTCTGGTTCTGCTGGTTTAGAGAGACGCTTTTTCATAGATGAAGATAGAACTGATTAATTTGCTGCAAAAGCTCGCACGGGTAAAATCGAGAAATTAACCTTgcccgcagagggtgcataccgTTAGTGTGTAGCGCAATTTTTGGCAGGCTACGTATAATGTTCAAATTACCTATTTTTCATTCTACAACTCGCGTTCTATATAAGTTACACCCAACTTAAAACATTTTGTTTAACGTAAGAAATCAAAAACAAGTCGCACTGTTTAAAACGGACCTGTCATCCTCTTTAGAAACGATAATGAAGACATTGAGAATATCTCTTCGCTAGTGAGTCCGGCGAAAATGCACGCTTGAGGCGCCCGCCGCTTCTGCACGGATCCATTGGGTCCCTTCTCTAGGACGCCCTGAAGGTATATATTTCTTCGGCGGGGACAGTTTAAACCAAAGCGCCATTTATCTGTACATAACAAAGAATGCTCTCGTGCAGGCAAATTTGCTGCCTATCACCGCAGCGTTGGAACGTCAAaataggaagaaagaaacagcggCAGGAATCTGGAAAGTATTTTTCAATTAAAGAACTTCTCTCGAGTACCGGCCACGTGTGAAGGAGAGCAAGCATTTTGGGTGAAGTTGGCGTCGGACATGTGTTAACTTCTGTCGTATATGTCGGCATTAGTTCGTACCAGAAACCGAGTGCTCGCGCATACACGTGAAATGCTGCGATTAATTGCGCATTTTTGAGGAGGCTTCTAGGAAACGCAATGCACTTGCTTGTTTGAGCTGCTTGAGTTTATTTTCGTAGCGCTTGTTTGAAACGGGAACAGCAGTTTTCAACAAATGTATGCCAGCGATGCCTCAACACTTCTAGCAGATGCAGCTCGCTCGCATGTTAAAGGAATGATGTCTAAACTACGATACTTGCGCTTCTGGAAAGAAGCAGCTGCGTGGTAACAATAACTGCGGTCGCACTAAGGGGCGAACAGGCCTGCAACGTAAAAATGGCAGCGGCCACGGCGAAAGAGCACCGTTTTTGGATGGCTATTTGTTTAAACTTGTGTTTTCGTTCCTGCAGGCGTGGGTGTTTCCCAGCATGCACCCGATCGTGGAATTCTCCCTCCCCGCGGTTCCACGACTTGGCTACCATCGTCGGTATGCGGTCCTCGCTCGTGCTCCTGTTCTGCCACAGCGACATCGGTATGGAGATGAAAGGTAAGACAACTTAGCTTAAAGCCACGCTTCTAGCGGCTGTAATGGTGATATGCCGTGCTCATAACAAATAGAAAACGGCCAGGCTGTGGTACATGCGTTCTCGTATGGCTGAATAAGAAGATGCAAATGGCTTGCTGCCACAGAAGGCCTATAAGCACAGCAAATGCATGAGCCGTCTAATATTTAAGGTCACTATATGAATAGAATGACGGACATGGAATGTGTAGAAGGCGGTAAATGCAATCTTAATCAGCAAACAGTTTTTGAATCAGTCGAGATCTGCGCTGAGAATATTGCAGGAGACCGGCAAGAAGCAGAAAAAAGGAATTGTTTCACATTGCGGACAACCCTAAACTTTCATTTCTACTGCAAATTTGGAACGAGTTCTTTGCGAAATATTGGTAAGGGCAGCGTCTACCTTTCAGTGACATTACTGACCTTGAGATCAGAAATgcgtaatttttttaatgcacgaATGTTACGTTCGGTTTGTAAACTTGAAACACGTGCCCTTTCCGTAATACAAATTAttgcaaagaaaaagtaaaaacgtGCGCCGTTTTTGTAGACAGCTGGCGACCGAGATGGCTGCCATATGTTGATAAAGAGCAATGCGGCTGACGTATAGAGACAGTGTTGCATTTGGAGGGCAGGCGTACCTAATCAATGGAGATCGAACGCCTATAGTTAGAGGAAACGGCTGAGGCCTGGAGAAGGGATTGCAGCAGTCTCATGGCACAGGTATAAAACAATAATAGGCCAGCTGCGACCTTGGGGTCTCGGTGACTTCTTTGCACGACGATGTTTGCGGTGCGTCAGGAGATATAGATTTAAGATAGTGAGCTCATATAGTGAAGGAACGCGGACTCATAGAGCCTCTAAGACATACAAGAACCTGGTGACTGAAGCTTCAGCTCCTAAATGCCAGAAAGTGAGACAAAGAGCGGATTACTACTACGGTGACTGGCACCTCGGTGCGGCGGAAACGTTTTTAATGCCAAGTAGCTTTAAGGCCAATTCACGAAAAAAGCCGGCGCCCGTCAGTCTGTGTCACGAAAAAACGTGGACGTGGCAAACATGGGCATGTGGCAATCTGCCCAAGAGGTTGAGGACAACCTGCACACCAAGGCAGGTGGCAATGAAATTCAGATAAATTAGATGCAGCTCccacctgccagccgtggcacTGCGTATCAGTGCACCTAGAGACAGACAGCCTCTCAAAGAACTATCCCTGCAGATAGGAACCTgacgggagctcgggaagagcaaccagggtctcacaatccccaccggtggcagtgtttgaaacagccatcgTTCGGGGCAATGGGGCATccgttaaccgctgcaccagtgagCCAGCTTTCGTGTGATGGTTCCCCGCGATCTACGAATTCATGAAAGAGGAGGCGTACTTGCGCGGGAGAGACGTCTGACGCTATAAAAACCAACTTGGGCAAAGTGCCGTCCTAGCATTTTTTCTACCCTTTTGCTAACGTCGTGGGAGCGCGAGGAACCGCTGGCGCATGTAGCTTTGTAGGTGCCGGAGCAACGTGGTCAATTACAGGTCAGATGACGTCAGGTTTCGTGCGCACGTTGGAGACTGTTTTGCTGTGTGCTGTCGGCCCCTGACGAGGCAGGCTTTGTATCGTTGGGCCACGCAGACGAGGCATGACTAGAACCACCAAGCTTGGGGAGCATAACGCCCACCATGCTTCGCTTGTGATGCAGATATCGGCCGCGTCACCCGCGCCGCTGATGCAAGGGCCGCGCCGCACTAGATACGATACATCCTGTTTTCTTTctaaggagaaaaaaacaaacatgcgaTAGAAATGAAACACGGAACTTAGCAAATCGGTACAGTGTTTCCATCATATGCAAGCTTCTGTGGCGGCCTTCGTTCTCGGGTAGAACTTCTGAATGCAAATTCCTGCTACTGCACGATTGCAGAAGCGCTGACGATGACAGGACAGCTGGCAGTTGTAGACGTAGACCCTGAGTCATTGTTGCGGCAGGACTCTGAAAATGAAGTTTGATCTGCTACTTGGCAGAGGTCGTCATCGGGCTGATGAAGGCTTTGTTGTCGAAAAGTTTCTCTTGTAGGCAGCAGATGCCATCGCTTGCGTCGCAGGATGATGCCGACTGCGGCGATTATGCCATACGACCTGGGATATCTTGAAGACTGAATGACGAACACCTTTGGTAGCCCATGCCCCCTTTTCGATGCGAACCGTGTCCCCAGGATTTAGCGGTGCTAGTTTTCGGCTTGAACGGCAGGTTTGAGGACGCCTCAGCACGTTGTGAATTGGAGACGGCCGGACGTCGGGTAACGTTATCCGGAGTCTTCCTTGAAGCGCCTCGCCTGGTGATGGCCCGGATTCTGTTGGCGTACATGTGTATGCAAGAAGACCGAGCCAAAAATCTTGATTCATTTCAGTGCTTTTCTTTAAAATCCGCTTAACTACTCGTACGCCCTTTTCATCCCATCCGTTGGACTGGGTACCAAAGCGTGGCCTTGTGctagagcattcgcctcgcattcgGAAGTGCTGgattcaatccccagtgccgccgggtacccaccggtttttaatgtgtacaagatttcccccggcctggtgctcggctcttctggggtgagatgcttgggaaaaaggtCTTGACCGCAGTTgttctgacggatcagcgataagctccgccgtcaacaacgttaaatcggcctcgtgcggtagaagcccatttgtggccctttttttctgACGTAGACGCACAGCCGAAAAGCGGGACTTGGGAGTGAGCTCTTCAAGTGTACTCTTCACTTGAGAACTATTCAAGTGTATTCTTCACTTGTTTCCACCTGTTTGCAGCCTGAGCtcttcgaaactgggtttgcccccgaacgggcacagcggggtttgcggagcctcgtc comes from the Amblyomma americanum isolate KBUSLIRL-KWMA chromosome 1, ASM5285725v1, whole genome shotgun sequence genome and includes:
- the LOC144123745 gene encoding uncharacterized protein LOC144123745 gives rise to the protein MPSLVFISCCTQLSVDINDWKKSRCGRNIGRLLRSGDPRPPVHHAADEAAGHHQLAKGPTPGRGCFPACTRSWNSPSPRFHDLATIVGMRSSLVLLFCHSDIGMEMKERVRRSSWPLFASLEEHSKRPRGSRDTWNLFISTFLLYRIR